The following are from one region of the Nicotiana tabacum cultivar K326 chromosome 3, ASM71507v2, whole genome shotgun sequence genome:
- the LOC107766044 gene encoding berberine bridge enzyme-like 22: MSLQRQELENLQLLFILLLSFSLFKCYAQETFLQCMSSQFSKSNITGVVYSPKSPTYSSIIEHAQKNPRWLNSSSAHPLFIIAPRKEIELRPAILCSKIFGLQIRLLGGGHDYEGVSFRAESPFVMIDMSNLDEINIDLEEETAWIQAGATLGQLYYEIAKKSRVHAFPGGICFTTGSGGLISGGGLGSLIRKFGLAADNVVDARVMDANGRILDRKSMGEDFFWAIRGGGGSSFAIILAWKLKLVQVPEKVSVFRVHRMLVGNTINLIQQWEHKAYLLPKEFFLRMYMQNDGAGKEKEVKVTFEALFLGTVNELIPIVSQHFPEFNLEHKDFFREPVINCTDRPCLKKECHEVPWIGSVLFLYNKGVDESLEVLLDSSIPVYKNYFKGTSDFVKTLIPENGWKMIERLFLEEDKPMIILEPFGGRMDEISESELPFPHRKGNLYNIQHLVNWDDNSESVSSKKIEWMRKFYREMEPFVANSPRTAYLNYRDLDFGTNQEDYSYSRAKMWGEKYFKGNFERLAKVKNKVDPENFFRYQQSIPPFATTGQTNLVEEKWASVYIPPELQLF; encoded by the coding sequence ATGTCACTACAAAGACAAGAATTGGAGAACCTTCAACTTCTGTTTAttcttttattatcattttcTCTGTTCAAATGTTATGCCCAGGAAACATTTCTCCAGTGTATGTCTAGTCAATTTTCCAAAAGTAACATCACAGGAGTTGTGTATTCTCCAAAATCACCAACATATTCATCTATTATAGAACATGCCCAGAAAAATCCAAGATGGTTAAATTCTTCATCTGCACATCCCTTGTTCATTATTGCCCCTCGTAAAGAAATTGAACTTAGACCTGCTATTCTTTGCAGCAAAATATTTGGTCTGCAAATTAGATTGTTAGGGGGTGGTCATGATTATGAAGGTGTCTCCTTTCGTGCCGAATCCCCGTTTGTCATGATTGATATGAGTAATCTTGATGAAATTAACATTGACTTGGAGGAAGAAACAGCCTGGATTCAAGCCGGGGCGACATTGGGACAATTATACTATGAAATTGCCAAGAAAAGCAGAGTACATGCATTTCCAGGAGGCATATGCTTTACTACTGGAAGTGGTGGGCTAATTAGTGGTGGAGGGCTAGGTTCTTTGATTAGGAAATTTGGCCTAGCAGCAGATAATGTTGTCGATGCTCGTGTAATGGATGCTAATGGAAGAATCCTTGACAGAAAATCAATGGGAGAAGACTTTTTTTGGGCCATAAGAGGAGGTGGAGGTTCAAGTTTTGCGATCATTCTTGCTTGGAAACTCAAACTTGTTCAAGTCCCTGAGAAGGTTTCTGTATTCAGGGTTCATCGAATGCTCGTGGGAAATACCATAAATCTGATTCAGCAATGGGAACATAAGGCATATTTACTACCTAAAGAGTTCTTCCTAAGAATGTATATGCAAAATGATGGAGCAGGAAAGGAAAAGGAAGTCAAAGTCACATTTGAAGCACTATTTCTTGGAACAGTTAATGAGTTAATTCCAATTGTCAGTCAACACTTTCCTGAATTTAATTTAGAGCACAAAGATTTCTTTCGAGAGCCAGTAATAAATTGCACCGATAGACCTTGCTTAAAGAAAGAATGCCATGAAGTTCCCTGGATTGGATCTGTCTTGTTTTTGTACAATAAAGGAGTGGATGAATCACTTGAGGTTTTATTGGATAGCAGTATTCCTGTATATAAGAATTATTTCAAGGGAACATCAGATTTTGTAAAGACGCTAATTCCAGAAAACGGATGGAAAATGATAGAAAGATTGTTTCTTGAAGAGGACAAACCTATGATAATATTAGAACCATTTGGTGGAAGGATGGATGAAATTTCAGAATCCGAACTTCCTTTCCCTCATAGAAAGGGAAATTTGTACAACATTCAGCACTTGGTGAATTGGGACGATAACAGTGAAAGTGTATCGAGCAAAAAGATAGAATGGATGAGAAAATTTTACAGGGAAATGGAGCCATTTGTTGCAAATTCTCCTAGGACAGCCTATCTCAACTATAGGGATCTTGATTTTGGGACTAACCAAGAAGACTATAGCTATTCCAGGGCCAAAATGTGGGGTGAAAAGTATTTCAAAGGCAACTTTGAGAGACTGGCGAAAGTGAAGAATAAGGTAGATCCAGAAAACTTTTTCAGATACCAACAGAGCATTCCACCTTTTGCTACAACAGGACAGACAAATTTAGTTGAAGAAAAATGGGCAAGTGTTTACATCCCACCTGAATTACAGCTATTCTGA
- the LOC107795706 gene encoding coniferyl alcohol acyltransferase — MGAKRDFNVEVIKTEVVAASLPMQEHWLPQSNLDLLLPPMDVGVFFCYQNPIISGMPQYSSGSMVKVLKVSLAETLVSYYAFAGELVQNLAGEPEILCNNAGVNFTEAWADIELKEINLYNPDESIEGKLVPKKKHGVLAIQATQLKCGGIVVACTFDHRVADAYSTNMFLVSWAEIAQSKPLSQLPSFRRSFLSPRRPSHYDPLVIDSMYIPISSLKQETRAVTNIDDDEQVISRIYYVKAEEISRLQSLANNCNNDMISTKFHRFTKLETFSAFLWKTIANGMGGNSTPNYENFRFGIVVNGRSRLSDGVEEQAKVLKGYFGNVLSIPFGEKKVEKLKEKPLSWVANAVHEFLEPAKTKEHFLGLINWVEDHRPEPALARIYATNEDAVAVVVSSGQQFPVGKIEFGWGEPVFGSYHFPWEGKAGYVMPMPSPKGNGDWVVYMHMLKWQLELVEASASNVFKPLTADYLNLN; from the exons ATGGGTGCCAAAAGGGATTTCAACGTGGAGGTGATCAAAACTGAGGTGGTGGCAGCATCGTTGCCAATGCAAGAGCATTGGCTACCACAGTCAAATCTTGATTTGCTCTTGCCTCCAATGGACGTTGGAGTTTTCTTTTGTTACCAGAACCCCATTATTTCTGGGATGCCACAGTATTCATCTGGGTCAATGGTCAAAGTTCTTAAGGTTTCTTTGGCTGAAACCTTGGTTTCCTACTATGCATTTGCAGGGGAGTTAGTTCAGAACCTTGCTGGAGAGCCTGAAATTCTCTGCAACAATGCCGGAGTCAATTTCACAGAAGCTTGGGCTGATATAGAGCTCAAAGAAATTAACTTGTATAATCCAGATGAAAGCATAGAGGGTAAGCTTGTACCAAAGAAGAAGCACGGTGTACTAGCCATTCAG GCTACACAACTCAAATGTGGAGGAATAGTGGTGGCTTGTACATTTGATCATAGAGTTGCTGATGCTTATTCAACCAACATGTTTCTcgtatcatgggctgaaatagcTCAGTCCAAACCACTCTCTCAGCTCCCATCTTTCCGACGTTCCTTTCTTTCTCCACGACGTCCCTCCCACTACGATCCCTTGGTAATAGACAGCATGTACATACCTATCTCTTCCCTGAAACAAGAAACACGCGCTGTCACaaatattgatgatgatgaacaaGTTATAAGTCGAATTTACTATGTCAAGGCTGAAGAAATCAGCCGCCTCCAATCATTGGCAAATAATTGTAATAACGACATGAttagcacaaaattccacaggTTTACTAAGCTTGAAACATTCAGTGCTTTCCTATGGAAAACTATAGCCAATGGGATGGGGGGAAATAGTACTCCTAATTACGAGAACTTCAGGTTTGGGATTGTGGTTAATGGCAGGAGTAGATTGAGCGACGGAGTTGAAGAACAAGCCAAGGTACTAAAAGGGTATTTTGGGAATGTTCTTTCCATCCCATTTGGGGAGAAGAAAGTGGAGAAACTAAAGGAGAAACCTTTAAGTTGGGTAGCAAATGCAGTTCATGAGTTTCTTGAACCTGCAAAAACTAAAGAACATTTTCTTGGTTTAATAAATTGGGTGGAGGATCATCGTCCAGAACCAGCTTTAGCAAGAATCTACGCCACAAATGAAGATGCGGTGGCGGTGGTGGTGTCGTCGGGGCAGCAGTTTCCGGTGGGGAAGATTGAATTTGGGTGGGGAGAGCCAGTGTTTGGGTCGTATCATTTTCCATGGGAAGGGAAAGCAGGATATGTGATGCCAATGCCGAGTCCTAAAGGAAATGGAGATTGGGTTGTTTACATGCACATGCTGAAATGGCAGCTGGAATTGGTTGAGGCCTCTGCGTCTAATGTGTTCAAGCCCCTGACAGCAGATTATCTCAACTTGAATTAA
- the LOC142178470 gene encoding uncharacterized protein LOC142178470, protein MDDERMNSSNQSDGFTIFTLDPLHPLYIHPSDSPDTHLVSPSFDGTGFVAWRKSMLVSLSAKNKLALIDGRQSKPPDNSPYYSCWERCNDMVIAWITNTLSRDIATSVLGYDTAKEIWFDLNERFDQSNGSKFIQIQREIGIISQGTLDIASYFTKFRSLWDELQTAYVSPTCSCGDLPKFLDEMKLFWFLVGLNESYNTVKSNILMISPLPSVSKAYSMLQHDERQRETSLALSFSSDSVSFSASSIPSTHSQNHGGKIPFNQKIHLESKKPRQPIMCRYCKKPGHTIEKCYKLHGFPSDFKFTKNKRSTSYVQAEDTNSTPLTSFIDKPSPVNHGFTTEQYQYLLTLLKQSHISSGISSDSHSGDNHAYAHFAGLFCSSVVRSVDFHACASSQLTVDTWILDSEATNHMTPHKYLLHNRQPLTRPYLITLPNGYKVKVVSTGSLQLRSDIVLHNVLLGPSLKRPLGIGKADNGLYFLNLDDRPLVSSFPIDVSYTNHFHTLVQTFRSDNAFELGSSLESRSFFSSQGILYQTTIPHTPQQNSVVERKHKHFLETSRALLFQSNLPTKFWGECVLTSTYLINRFPSTVLNNISPFEKLYGHSPSYDHLRSFGYLCFATSPKHSRDKFQSRAIPSIFLGYPCGKKGYKLLNMSSQSIFYSRYVVFYEYVFPLSTNSSTISLPSHPSFVDVTHHHTPHVPSHYVFPPIPPNPISSLVSVPPDDSSPSPPSVVLDSLPFSVPAPSPSNPPRSDLSLRRSLRVPHPPPHLAHYVCFAPKSDGSVERYKARLVIKGDTQKEGIDYNETFSLVVKFTTIKCLLSLAIKRNWTVYQLDVNNAFLHGNLHEEVYMKIPPGLQVSSTGSSSFPLVCKLKKSLYGLKQVSRQWSSKLSEALSTRGYISSMNDYSLFTMSISTSLTALAIYVDDILLAGDDVVELESVKPFLNQQFKIKDLGTIHYFLGLEVTQCPERYIISQ, encoded by the exons ATGGATGATGAGCGTATGAATTCATCTAATCAATCTGATGGCTTTACTATATTCACTTTAGATCCCTTGCATCCTCTCTATATTCATCCCTCAGACAGTCCTGACACTCACTTAGTATCTCCGTCTTTCGATGGTACTGGATTTGTTGCCTGGCGTAAAAGCATGTTAGTTTCCCTCTCTGCCAAAAATAAATTGGCTCTAATTGATGGTCGTCAGTCTAAACCTCCTGATAACTCACCTTATTACTCCTGCTGGGAAAGGTGTAACGATATGGTGATCGCTTGGATCACCAATACTCTTTCTAGAGACATTGCAACCAGTGTCCTAGGTTATGACACTGCGAAAGAGATTTGGTTTGACTTAAACGAAAGATTTGATCAGTCTAACGGTTCCAAGTTCATTCAGATACAAAGGGAAATTGGAATCATTTCCCAGGGAACCTTAGACATAGCCTCTTATTTCACAAAGTTTCGTAGTCTTTGGGATGAGCTTCAGACTGCTTATGTAAGTCCTACATGTTCATGTGGTGATTTACCCAAGTTCCTTGATGAAATGAAATTATTCTGGTTCCTGGTTGGACTAAATGAGTCATATAATACTGTCAAAAGCAACATTCTCATGATATCACCACTCCCATCAGTTAGTAAGGCCTATTCCATGTTACAACACGATGAGAGACAAAGGGAAACATCCCTAGCTCTAAGTTTCTCCAGTGATTCTGTGTCTTTTTCTGCATCCTCCATTCCTTCAACCCATTCACAAAATCATGGTGGGAAAATACCTTTCAATCAGAAGATTCATTTAGAGTCAAAGAAACCTAGACAACCCATAATGTGCAGATATTGCAAAAAACCAGGTCATACCATTGAAAAATGTTACAAACTCCATGGTTTTCCTTCTGACTTCAAGTTCACCAAAAACAAGAGATCAACTTCCTATGTTCAAGCTGAGGATACTAATTCTACTCCATTGACCTCATTTATAGATAAACCTTCACCTGTCAATCATGGATTCACTACAGAACAATATCAATACCTTCTCACTCTCCTGAAGCAGTCACACATTTCTTCTGGTATCTCAAGTGATTCTCACTCTGGAGACAATCATGCTTATGCCCATTTTGCAGGTTTGTTTTGTAGTTCTGTAGTTAGGTCTGTGGATTTTCATGCTTGTGCATCTTCACAATTAACTGTTGATACTTGGATTCTAGACTCAGAGGCTACTAATCACATGACACCTCACAAATATCTTCTTCACAATCGTCAACCACTAACTAGACCTTACTTAATCACTCTACCAAATGGCTATAAAGTAAAAGTTGTATCTACTGGATCTTTACAACTTAGATCTGATATTGTCTTACACAATGTTCTGCTT GGCCCTTCTCTGAAGAGGCCACTAGGAATTGGTAAGGCTGACAATGGATTGTATTTTCTTAATCTTGATGATAGacctttagtttcctccttcccAATTGATGTTTCATACACT AATCATTTCCACACTTTAGTTCAGACCTTCAGGTCTGATAATGCTTTTGAACTAGGCTCTAGTCTAGAGTCCAGATCCTTCTTTTCTTCTCAAGGAATTCTGTACCAGACCACTATTCCTCACACACCACAACAGAAtagtgttgtggaaagaaaacaTAAACACTTCTTAGAAACCTCCAGAGCATTATTATTTCAATCCAACTTGCCTACTAAATTCTGGGGTGAATGTGTTCTTACATCCACATATCTCATCAATAGGTTCCCTTCTACTGTCCTTAACAACATATCCCCTTTTGAGAAACTATATGGTCATTCACCTTCTTATGATCATCTTAGATCATTTGGATATCTTTGCTTTGCTACATCTCCTAAACATagtagagacaaatttcaatcTAGAGCAATACCTTCCATTTTTCTTGGTTATCCTTGTGGGAAAAAAGGATACAAATTACTTAATATGTCCTCTCAATCTATCTTCTACTCTAGATATGTTGTTTTTTATGAATATGTTTTTCCCTTATCCACCAATTCTTCTACCATTTCCCTTCCTTCACACCCCAGCTTTGTTGATGTTACTCATCACCACACTCCACATGTACCTTCTCATTATGTTTTTCCTCCTATTCCTCCTAATCCTATATCCTCCCTTGTTTCTGTTCCTCCTGATGATTCCTCTCCTTCTCCTCCTAGTGTTGTTCTAGACTCTTTACCATTTTCCGTTCCTGCCCCCTCTCCTTCCAATCCTCCTCGATCTGATCTTTCACTTAGAAGATCCCTTAGAGTACCACATCCACCTCCTCATCTAGCACACTATGTCTGTTTTGCCCCT aaatctgatggttctgttgaGAGGTACAAGGCACGGTTAGTCATTAAGGGTGATActcagaaggagggaattgattacaatgaaacATTCTCCCTGGTTGTCAAATTTACTACTATCAAGTGCCTTCTTTCCCTTGCTATAAAGAGGAACTGGACTGTCTATCAACTTGATGTAAATAATGCATTCCTCCATGGTAACCTCCATGAGGAAGTTTACATGAAGATCCCACCTGGGCTGCAggtttcttctactggttcttcttctttccctttgGTATGCAAGCTCAAAAAATCTTTGTATGGCCTCAAGCAAGTATCCAGACAATGGTCTTCTAAATTGTCTGAAGCGTTGTCTACAAGAGGATACATTTCTAGTATGAATGACTACTCCCTGTTTACAATGTCTATTTCTACTTCTCTTACTGCACTAgctatttatgttgatgatatcttACTAGCTGGGGATGATGTTGTTGAATTAGAGAGTGTTAAGCCATTTcttaatcaacaattcaaaataaaGGATTTGGGGACAATCCATTATTTCCTTGGTTTGGAAGTCACTCAATGTCCTGAAAGATACATCATCAGCCAATAA
- the LOC107795707 gene encoding secreted RxLR effector protein 161-like, whose protein sequence is MTPLDTSVKLSADMGAPLTDPSTYRRIIGKLNFLQHTRPDITFCVQHLSQFLQAPQVPHMLAALHALRYLSNAPALGILLSSTFDTSIKAYSDSDWAACVESRRTVSGFYITLGGSPISWKSKKQPTISLSSAEAEYRALKKVVAEVSWLVRILDDLGLHVSAHVPIFCDSLTALHIAKNLVFHERTKHIEIDCHYILLLEIELMANKFVRVDSINEQQRQLLNTAWNEFTITRHLMVVVAKDDDQELSAKTRR, encoded by the exons ATGACTCCTCTTGATACTTCTGTCAAGTTGTCTGCTGATATGGGTGCCCCATTAACTGATCCTAGCACCTATCGGAGAATTATTGGCAAACTCAATTTTCTCCAACACACAAGGCCAGATATAACTTTTTGTGTTCAACATTTAAGTCAGTTCCTTCAAGCTCCTCAAGTTCCTCATATGCTTGCTGCACTCCATGCGTTGAGGTATCTGTCCAATGCTCCAGCTTTAGGGATTCTTCTTTCTTCCACTTTTGATACCTCTATAAAAGCCTACTCTGACTCAGATTGGGCTGCCTGTGTTGAGTCAAGGAGGACTGTTTCTGGTTTTTACATTACACTTGGTGGTTCACCAATCTCCTGGAAAAGCAAGAAGCAACCCACTATTTCACTATCTTCTGCTGAAGCAGAATACAGGGCTCTCAAAAAAGTGGTTGCCGAGGTGTCTTGGCTGGTCAGGATACTAGATGATCTTGGTTTACATGTTTCTGCTCATGTTCCCATCTTTTGCGATAGTCTTACTGCTTTACACATTGCCAAGAATCTGGTCTTCCATGAAAGGACAAAGCATATCGAAATTGACTGCCACTAT ATACTGTTGCTGGAGATAGAGCTAATGGCTAATAAGTTTGTTCGGGTTGATTCTATTAATGAG CAACAGCGACAGCTGTTAAACACGGCATGGAACGAGTTTACTATAACGCGACATCTGATGGTCGTTGTGGCAAAGGACGACGACCAAGAGTTATCTGCCAAAACAAGACGTTAA